Genomic segment of Coffea arabica cultivar ET-39 chromosome 1e, Coffea Arabica ET-39 HiFi, whole genome shotgun sequence:
caaaagcaaaagaatttGGCCTTTAAAGATCTGACATCATGCCTTTGTTTCCCTCTGATCCTACAGTTCATGATTGTTGCTGGAGTATCTGTGTCCTTCATAATAGGGACCTTGCTAGCATGGAGGACTTTGGCTTTAGTAGGTAAGTCTTGATACTGGGTAAAATCCACTTACCATTATACTGGGCCCTAAAGCAAGCGTCTGCTAACTAGAAGTCGAAACAAATTGAGGACCTTAAGATGATGATGGTCATTAAAGGAACTCACCAATCATGTGCTTGCAGGACTTATACCATGTGCCGTTCTGCTTCTGGGCCTCTTCATGATTCCAGAGTCTCCCAGATGGCTAGTAAGGAACAAGTCTTGAAATTTAATACTTTCTGCAATTTGATAAAAGGGTTAGCATAGAAAATCAGTGAAGCTGATACTTAAACATGTCTACAGGCAAAGGGGGGACGCCGAAGAGAGTTTGAAGTAGCATTACAAAAACTTCGTGGCAGCAAAGCTGACATATCTGAAGAGGCTGTTGAAATCCAAGTTTGTGTTTTTCTCAGCTCTTGATTATTTCATTGAGAGGTGCACCGAGACAGCAGATAATGATAAGTTTTTATGCAATTTCTTTGACAGGACTATATAGAAACTCTTGAGCGGCTCCCAAAAGCTAAAATAGTAGATCTTTTTCAGAGAAGATACTTACGCTCAGTCACTGTAAATACATCTTTCCTTGTCTCCTATATGaagttgttctctctctttgTTTCCCCCACGGTTTTTTATTGAAATCATACAATGGATTTAGTGTATAATTATGTTTTTTTTTGATATCTACTTTGGATATCTTTTCATCAACTCCAATAATCAGAAATTGAAACTCCACTTTTTCTAGAGTAATTTGCATAATTGACTTTGTGGGCAGATAGGAGTTGGCCTCATGGTTGTTCAACAACTTGGCGGGATCAATGGAGTCTGCTTTTACACCAGCAGTATTTTTGAGACAGCAGGTAAAatgtccccccccccccacccaaaCCAAACCCTTGCCCCAAAAAAATACCCCACcctcttctttccctttctctCTGTCTACACAACAACTGACACATTTACCCAAGATGAACCAATTCATGCAAGGGAAGGAGAAATGTCTCAAGAATTAGTAAATGCATTGTCATGACATGTTATAGTTTCTAAGTATTTGTTAGTACTTTATTCGTCATAGATGACATGTTTAAATTGCTTCTTTCACAAGAATTTTGTTTGAGCTTTTGGTATCTGTCATGATACACATGGGTATGCATATCAAGAAAGAGAAGACATGTCATGGGCACGCAATAATGGGACTATCCACAACAACAACCATTTCCTTCACTTTCTAGAGTTTAGTTTTGAATGCCtaaccttcaaattgaaatttatATTGCTTGTCTTCTCATTTGTAATTCCCTAGGATTCAATCCTGATGTTGGAACAATTACATATGCTATTCTTCAGGTTCTATCTCTACTCATGTGTTctacagagaaaaaaaaaaaactaagaataTCATTTTCATAAGAAGTTTGTTTGTTTTCCTATTGATTTTTTGTTGCGTTTTATTTTCCAGGTCGTGATCACAGGATTAGGGGCAACCTTAGTTGACAGAGCTGGAAGAAAACCTCTTTTATTGGTAACTATCCATACGAAATGCCTTAATCTGTAACTATGTTATGGAATACAGTCGTATTTGGTCAATGAAAGACTAAACCTGGAATTCTAGGTTTCTGGAGCAGGACTAGTAATAGGCTGTTTATTAACAGGGATCTCATTCTACCTTAAGGTGAACACTTGTCCCAGCATCATCCAAGTAATTTTAACGCTTTTTTTCAAGTTCAAAAGATTTTGATGCTAGAGTCGTGTTCTTGACAGGTTCATGAACTAGCATTGAAGACAGTCCCAGTACTTGCTGTAACTGGAGTACTGGTAATATTACAATCTCCTCAATCCTAATCTTCCAAAATACCATAAATCCACTCCCCAGGCTATGCTACTCCAACTTGTCTCCTTATCCCCTTGCACCTACGAAACATGGAAAAACCTTGAAAAAGGAAATCCTATATACAACGTAACTGGTGTTACAATATCTTGAAAAGTTCAGGTCTACATAGGGTCCTTTTCAGCAGGTATGGGTGCAGTGCCATGGGTTGTGATGTCAGAGGTAATTGTTTCTATACTGTTCATCATCATCTACATTCTACATTTCTAGTGGAGACCTCTAATTGAGAATTGTCTTTTGTCGTATGTGTTAAAGATATTCCCTATAAATATTAAAGGAGTGGCTGGAAGCTTGGCAACACTAGTGAATTGGTTTGGTGCCTGGTTGTGTTCCTACACCTTCAATTATCTGATGACTTGGAGCTCCCCTGGTAAGCAAATATATAATGTTCTTCCTGATAAGACCCAAAAAATCGTGCAAAATGCCATAAAAATGGCTGGACAGATTTTAGGTTAAATAATTTATCCTACAGAAAGAGTCACTCCAGATTCTTTTGCAAAGATCTGCATACTGTGCATACTTACTGTCACTTTAGTTGGCACTCGTGCACTTACCAGAGGCAACAGAAAGATTGACAACTTGCTCTGGCCAATGTCTTCATATGCCATTAGGAACAGTTTACTGCATCGAGGTTGGTTTCCATTACAAGAAATGTACTTAAGTTCATGAATGTGTGTATAGGAACCTTTATTCTTTACGCTGCAATCAATGCACTTGGAATCTTGTTCGTGACCATAGTAGTACCTGAAACCAAAGGTAGATCGTTGGAACAAATACAGTCTGCAATTAATGCCTCACATTGACACGAGATTGAAGAAGCATGCTTCCTACTTGTCTCTATATGGGACTTTTATAATTCAACAGCACTGCAGAAGGGTTCAGAAGCTCAGGAGGACACCTTGATATAATTTTCATAaattatgaattttcaatttaaaATGTTCAATTGTGTTATTAAACACATCCTCTGATTTGAGTTCCAATGTCTACTGGCATATCATGCATATGTTTCACAAAAGAGAATACAGAGCATAAACTACTGTGGCAAGGTCAATGACAGAAaagaacaagtaaacatagcTTCATAATATTGGACTTTTAGATCAACATGCATAACTATTCCACAAGTAATGGCAAGAAGCTTGCATCCGTACGTATTCTCCATTCTACAAATACCATGTGCAAGTTaccaatttgaattttgaaggaTGACAACGCCATAGAGGAGAAGAAGCATTTAATTGTGTTTCCTCTTTTGCTTGTGGATGTTCTAATGTATGGTCAAGATGTTTACCCGACCAATCTCTGCAACTGCTGGTAATTTTACCATGAAGTACATTTTACATCTATTAACCAggacattaaaaaaaatggtaATTTATAAACCAAAAGATGACTAGAATAGGAATTTAACGATGTTGATCACAAATGATAAAGCTCACATCCAACAGAGGCTTGAAACTTGTAAATAGAATCCCATGCAAGATGGGTAAAAGCTCAAAGCACTAAAGGTTGTAACAGTGACAATAACAGACGATTTCCTAGGACTCAGCAATCTGATGGcttcttataatttttggtgGCTTATATTGACCTGCTGTGGACCCATTTTCCACTGCTACTTGAAGCAAACTGAAAGCTGCCAGCTTTTTACCTTCATCAACTGGTATAAGACTCCTAGACGGGTCTGGAGAAAACAGCAACACCTCCTGATATCGCCAAATAGCTGCTCGGATTTCCAATCTCCATTACTCCCACGGCGCCCTTGTTCTGCCTGGGCTCCAATTGATCGTCTAAAAAAAAACTCCCAAACTCTTATAACTTGTGTTGCCGTAGCATCTGTTGCCAccagttgaaaattttttactgcAGACACCAGACAGCAGATCCCTTTCAGATATGGCTTCATCAGAAGATTTAGGAGCTCTCATTAGTAACTGAATCCGCGGTAATGAGATATAAAAACCAACAACTTTTACCATATCACCCAGAGGGCATCGAAACAATCCCCCTGTTTTAAGTTTCAGTTGTCCATAGTGCTGCCTTGCTACTTACCATAGTTTGGTTATAATCATGGTTCAAAAGTGGCGGTCGCGGCTTGGACTGTTCCACGTCGGCGTATCGGTTGCGGTCTCGACGAGACGCGAATTTGTGAAATAtttctaaaaattgtaaaaaatatgatgaacaaaaataattagtaaaaataataaaaattcgaatTGACTCGGTAAGACTCGGCCGGTTCAACCCTTCACGGTGACGTTTCGGCGAGTCACGTATCTCGGTATCGTTTCGTCATGGTCTCGTCTCAGCCTagatgactcggccgagtcatctCGGTTTCGGTCAAGTCTTCGAACACCActccaattcttttttttttttttaaaaaaaaaaggtaatttgAACGGACACTTTTGGATAAACCAAGTTGGGCCCCGAAAGAACCAGAATATCTTATTCACTCATTGCAAGCAAGAtctgtaatttttaaaatatggaCATTCTGGAGATGCTGCCATAAATAATTGGTTTCGAAAGGGCAAATACACTGATGAGGAGAGCAGCAAATGGTGCTCGAATCCATGAAAAACGTAGCATTCCCTAAGCGCGCAAAGGAGGTGACGGAACATTTGCTGGTAACCATCTGAGCCTACAAGTAACTTCTTTTGGACTAACGGCGGTCGAGAGAAAGCGACAAAAATTTGAACGCTTACCGTGGAAAGAACAGGTAGAGGCGGCCATGACCTCCTTTCCACCTTTAGCATCTGCAACATTGCCTGCGTAATTGAGCCCTAGAACTTTGTTTGCCTGGGCTCTAGGGGCCTGGAAGGAGATAGCCTGTGGGCAGATCGACacgatgaaaaaaaaattagtgaaaagaaagcaaaatagAATCTATAAAATCCATATGAACTTGCGTTAATAGTACTAGTGGAAAATATGAAGGTGCCTCCGAAATTTTGCAGTACTGCTGGAATCTGGAATTGTAAGCCAAGAGAGAAGCTGCTGTTCCGGGCTTGAGTCCAAATCGGGTAGTAGTATTAGTTTTGGTGTCAATGAAaagatccaaaaacaaaaacaaaaaagagattagagggaaaaaaatactaaataatTTAGAAGGTGAACGTCTCTGAATTGTTACTTTTGGTTCATATCATTTGAAGCAGAGGCATGCGTGTTATTTAACTGATACTACTTATGTGTGTGCTAATTCTCTCTGTTCTAAGGGGACTGCAAAATAATACTAAATAAATAGCCACGTAGGCATAAAATCCCAAATGCCTGCCTGTGACTTTGCCAAGAAACAGATCTCCTGCATGCAATGCCAGAACTTCACTGCTAAGCCCCCTTTCCCTTCAATCTCCCAAATAGTAAACAAATAGTGCTCAATCCAACCATATGGCGTGCCACGCACGTAGCCATGGAAGGGTTGGATTAGGTGGTAAGCGGAGAGAAATTATATAATCAAGTAGGaggttttgaatttaaaatctttCGTTAACTTAGAAAAAAATGTTCATGCGAATTTAGcaaatggtcaatttgtttTAAAAGTGAAGAAGACAACGCCAAACAAGAATGCAAATTAACCGTAATTAAACTAGAAGTATCAAATTAACCTTCATTTAAGTAAAGTAATTTCATTTATTCGAAGATTATTGCATGCCTTTAGTTTTCTGATTTATCGATGCAAGCTACAAGACTAGAGTATAGACATGTGGAAATTGGACAAGAATTACAAACTGATCAAAGATGGTAAAGTGTACTATTTTGCTTGGTAATTAATGTAAGCAGCTAGTCATTCACTTTGCTGACTAACTGGTTTTGAGTTTTGAAGACATGCATACATACATGCATATAGAGAGCCTCGAACTTCAATCGCACGTTACAAATCTTCCTTTTTCAAGACATTCACGCTAGCTGGTTACCCATGGACATGATTGATGGAGTTCATGAAATGAAATTTCAGagcaaaaaaaagaattaactaaTACAACACGTTCGATCTACGGACAAGAACAAAAGCATGCAATATTCCAGCTCCTAATTTTCCCTTTCTTTGCACGTCAAGCAAAATTCAAGAATTAAAGTTGGCGGCTTGACGGGAATGAATTCTTGATTATTCTTGATTTCTCCAATAGCCTTCATCTCCCAACGCTTTTCTGCAGTTCTTTGCATTCCTGATTCTTACTAAAATCCCATTATTTTTTCTAAACTACTGACCGTGATGTTCTGATCATGCATCCGAAGCTGGAATGGATGCGTCAAATCAAAAGTATCAAAAAATGGTTTCATCTCCCAGATGCGGGGTAACTTCACCTAAACTTGAATCGTCAATTAAAATTTTTCTAGGGGGTAACTACTACGTAGCAGTAGTAAGTACGGTGCAACATCATATCACTTTTGATCATCTGAAGCAGGTGTGTGCCATCGCCAACATTGGATTGTAATCTTTCCTCTTCTTTCTGGTGGTGATCATGTCATCATGGTGGTGAGGTGATCATGATGTTATTGATCCTCATGATCTTGATCTTGATCTTGATCTTGATCGTCGTCGGTCTTGATTAGCAGCATTTGCAGACGCTTGTTCATGCGCATGGGAGGAGTCTGAAATGCTACCACTTCGCGACGTTCGCTTGGCACAATCGTCATCTGTAGCCGTCCATTGTCCCTCGTTTTAATGAAATCGAATCTGGGCCGTCCGTTCTTGTTCAAAATTGACAGCAGTGGCGGGAAATCACTCGTATCCAACCAAGTCGATTTCCCCAGCATCTTTCTCCGCCACCCCATCTCAGCCGTCGGCGATTGGTGTCTccctccctcctcctcctctcgtGTATCACTAGATACAATTCTCTCGTTGAAGCTCTCAAACCCTGGGCTCTCAGTCCCAGTCGCGAATCGTCCTTCGCCGGTGATCCCTCTGTTCTGTTCGCCAGAACTTTCGCCGGCGTCCTCCTTAGTGGCAAATTTAGACATGGCAGGATTTTGAGAATTAGGAGGGAGGAAGGGCTCGAGAGTGTGCGTAGTAATTACCAAATGTGGTTAAGGGCCTCCTTAATGTACTATATCTTCAATTGAATTAAGCCTCAATAAgcctattcttcttcttctttaaatTCTCATGCTGTATAAAGATACTTTACTAGTGGTAAATTTGAAATGGAAAAAGGAAGTTAAATTGTtcagagaaaaaaagaaaaagagaaggaagATAAATTTCAGAAGAAAATAGAGAAAGAAATCCGAACAGCGGTTAGTATTAAAGGAGACGGAGTCTAGACTCAAacggagtaaaaa
This window contains:
- the LOC113734052 gene encoding sugar transporter ERD6-like 7, which encodes MENRAEEEFRSPLILTDKEDGCYGDEEKTVKSTKEDRWMVYLSTFVAVCGAYEFGCCAGYSSPTQSAIREDLNLSISEYSLFGSILTFGAMIGAITSGPIADFVGRKGAMRLASGFCVAGWLAIYFSKGAVPLDIGRMATGYGMGVFSYVVPVFIAEIAPKDLRGALTTINQFMIVAGVSVSFIIGTLLAWRTLALVGLIPCAVLLLGLFMIPESPRWLAKGGRRREFEVALQKLRGSKADISEEAVEIQDYIETLERLPKAKIVDLFQRRYLRSVTIGVGLMVVQQLGGINGVCFYTSSIFETAGFNPDVGTITYAILQVVITGLGATLVDRAGRKPLLLVSGAGLVIGCLLTGISFYLKVHELALKTVPVLAVTGVLVYIGSFSAGMGAVPWVVMSEIFPINIKGVAGSLATLVNWFGAWLCSYTFNYLMTWSSPGTFILYAAINALGILFVTIVVPETKGRSLEQIQSAINASH